The stretch of DNA ACGGCGACGAACTGATCGTGAACCGCGCCCTGGAACCCAAGGACGGCTGCGTCGTCGTCGCGGTCCTGGACGGGGAGCTGACCGTGAAGCGCCTCCGGATCACTGCCGCAGGGGTCAGCCTTCAGGCGGACAATCCCCGGTATCCGGACATCCGCGTCGCGGCCCTGTCGGATCTGGTCATCTGGGGCGTGGCGACACGCTGCCTTCACCATGTCTAGGAGTAAGAGCATCGCGCTGGTGGATGTGAACTGCTTTTATGCCAGCGCGGAACGTGCCTTCGACCCGTCGCTGGAGGGCCGCCCCCTCGTCGTCCTGTCGAACAACGACGGCTGCGCCGTCACCCGCTCCCCCGAAGCCAAGGCCCTGGGGATCCCTGTCGGGGAACCGTGGTTCAAGCTCGCGCCGCGCGCCAAGGAGTGGGGACTCGTGGCGCGCTCCAGCAACTACGAGCTGTATGGCGACATCAGCTCCAGGGTGATGGAGCTCCTCGGCCGCTACTCCGCCTGGCTGGAGATCTACAGCATCGACGAAGCGTTCCTGGGTGTCAGCGGCACGCCGGAAGAGCTCGCGCGGCTCGGGCGCACCATGAAGGATGCAGTCCGCCGGAATGTCGGGGTGCCTGTCTGCGTCGGCATCGCGGGGACCAAGACCCTCGCGAAGCTTGCCAACAGGTGGGCCAAGAACAATCCAGCCTTCGACGGCGTGTGCCACTGGGATTCCGTCCCCGCCGCACGCAGGGAGCAGCTCATGGCGGGCTTGTCAGTCATTGAGCTCTGGGGTGTCGCCGCCCGACTGACGAACCGCTTGAATGGGCTGGGCATCCATTCCATCCTCGATCTGGCCCGGGCGGACCCCGTCATGATCAGGGACCGTTTCTCGGTAGTGCTGATGCGCACGGTCCTGGAACTGCAAGGAACGCCCTGCATCCCGCTTGAAGAAGAACGGAGTGTCCGCGACCAGCTGATCTTCAGCCGGTCGTTCTCCTCCCCCATCACCCACACGGCCGAGCTTCGGCAGGTGTTTGCCGTGTACGCCCAGCAGGCGAGCGCCCGGCTCGCCAAACACGGCCTGCAGGCCAAGGTGCTGACCGCGTTCGCAGCGACGTCCTACTACGATCGGCAGGGCAACTCGTACCCCTCCATCTGCGTGGCGTTGCCCATGCCGACAGCCGATCCGGTCCTGCTTGCCCGGGCAGCCTACGCCCTGCTCCCGCGGGTACAGGACGGCGTGAAGTACGTCCGGGCCGGGATCATGGTCACCGATCTACGGCCCACCGGAAACCAGCCGCCCCTGGAACTTTTCAAAAATCCCCTGGAGGAGCGCGGTATTGGAGCCCTTCTGGAGGAGGTCGGCCGCAGATACGGCCGGGAGTCCATCGGGCTGGGCCGCGCCGGCATGCGGGGCGGACCGGACTGGAGCATGAAGCGGGACATGCTGTCCCCGCGTTACACCACGCACTGGGATGAGCTGCCTGTCGTCAAGGCCGCCTGACCCTGGCCACGCACCACCAACGAACCGCACCATCAGGAACCGCACCGTCCAAAGAAAAGCAAAGGCGCCCGGGGAGAGCAGCCGGCACTGCCTTCCCCTGGGCGCCTTCGTAACATCGTTTCGGGACGGAGGCCTGTGTTGTCAGATGGCAGCACGCATCCGCTGAAGGAACGAGTCCAGGACCCTGCCGGCGTTTTCATGCAAGCGCCGGGACTCCGCAGCAGGCAGAACGTGTCGCTTCGGTTCGCCGAGGTAGAGCAACGCGGCAAGCACCTCGGACAGCTCGGAGTTTCCTTCGGCGCGCTGACGGAGGAGCCGGAGGTGAGCGGCCTGCAAGGCGGGGCCCGGCGCACAACCCAGATCGCGGTCAAATAGCCTGCGGCACCGGTCGTATGCCGACAGGCCCTCCGCCGGCAGGCCGGCCTGCTCGTAGGTGGTCACCAGGACGGTCCAGGCCCGCTCATTGAGCGGCTCCGAGCGGATGGCGGCTTGCACCCACCGGATCGCCTCGTCCGCGCGGTCCAGGATGACCGCCGTTTCTGCTGCAAGAATCTGGGCCGCAACTTTTTCGGCTGAATGCCGTGTCCGCGCCTCGTCAGCCCAGTCGGCGGCGAGCTCGAATCCGAGCAGGGGTTCTGACGAGAGGTCCAGTGCCTTGAGCAGCAACGGGTAAGCGTCGGCAGGTGCGGCCTGGCCGGCGCTGCGCACGAGCCGCCTGAACTCCCACAGATCGAGATCCACCAGCTGGGGATCCAGAACGTAGCCGCTGTTGGCAGTGCGCAGTGGGCCCGTCTTGGTCTGCCCGGGCTGGATGGCCCGGCGGATGCCGCTGACATAGCTCTCCAGCGTGGCCACCGCGCCTTCGCTGGCGCTCGCACCCCAGAGGATGTCGATCAATTGCGTTTTCGAGACCGGCGTGCCGAGATTCAGGAGCAGTATTTCCAGGATGTGCCGCGGCTTGCAGCCGCCCAGGTCCGTCGCGGTGAGCGTCGCCCCGTTGCGCTGTATCTCAAAGTTTCCGAAAAGGCGGACTGAAATTCTCGGTGAAGGTCCGGCTGAATTTTCCACGTTGTTCTCCGATTTCCCCAGCTGTAAATCTCAACACTGTTCGGAAGATCGGAATCTTTTCGGAACCGTGAAGTGTTGAGACTTTGTTCCTTCCGGTCTTCTAAGGAAACCGTGACACGCCTGACCTGCCACAACAAGCGACGAAACTACCCGACTTAGCGGCGGCGGAAAGTCGAGTACCGGGGCAAGTAGGGGCACGTACGCGTCCCAAGGTTTTCCCAAGTACAAAGTGCGTAGTGCAGGTGTTACGCACTCACTGGCAGAACTTCCCCCGACCCCGGGGCCGGAAGGGGCGCCTGAATCCCGCTGCAAACGTTCACCGTTTATGCCCTCCCGCCTGCTCAGTTCTTGTCCGTCATCTCTTCCGGAACGGCGACCGCCCGCATCTCCACGCCGTCGCGCAGGAGCAACAGCTCCAGCGGCACCCCGATGGCGTCGGCGAACAGCAGCTTCTGCAGGCTCTCGGCGTTAGCCACGGGCCTGTCGCCCACGCTCAGGAGGATGTCTCCGGCACGGAGCCCGGCACGTTCGGCAGGCGATCCGGTCAACACCTCCACAACCAGAAGGCCCTCCCGATGCCCGGTGCGGACCACCGCGCTGGCCTGCAGCTGGACAGGCGTATTCACCAGCCCGAGATAGGCACGTCTGACCCGCCCGTCCTTAAGCAGCGAGGCGATGATTCTGCGCGAGGTGGCATTGACGGGTACCGCCAGGCCCAGCCCGGCACCCGCCACCGCCGTGTTGATGCCGACGATCCGGCCGCGGGCGTCCGCGAGGGCGCCGCCGGAGCTGCCCGGATTCAGGGCGGCATCGGTCTGGATGACATCCTCGATCATGCGTCGGTTCCGACCGGACCACACCGGGATGGAGCGGCCCAGCCCGCTGACCACCCCGGCCGTCACCGATCCGGACAAACCGAGCGGGTTGCCGACGGCGATCACCAGCTGGCCGACCCGGAGCGTCTCCGCGTCGCCGAATTCTGCCGGCGCCGCGGTGGGTGTCCTGCCATGGACGACCGCGAGATCCGAGAGCGGATCGGCGCCGACGACGTCCACCGTGGTGCGGGTCCCGTCGGCGAACACTGCGGTTCCGCCCTGGGTTCCCGCTACTACGTGGGCGTTGGTCACAAGGAAGCCGTCGGAGGTGAACAGGACAGCTGAACCGGCCCCGACCCGGAAGCGGCCGCTGCGTCCGTGGCCGGTCATTTCGATCGCTGCGACGTGCGGAGTGACTGTCTCAGCCACCCGGACAACGGTTGCCGAGTAGGAATCCAGTGGATCGTCGGATGCCTCAGGGCCGGAGGCCCTGCTCATCGCTGTTGCCACGGTGCACCTCCCTTGACTGGTGGTTATCTAAGTCAACCACCGGCGCAGCGCCCATAGTTCCTGGCAACCTACGCCCACAGAGAAAAACGGCCGCCGGACCGCCCGGGGTGTTACTCCCGGATGCCGGCAATTCATTCCTTCCGCGATCCGCGGATAGGCTCAGAAGCAGTCCAGCCTTTCAGCCTCAGGAGAACCTCGTGACTCCAGCGACAACTTCCCCCGATCCACAGCTACCGCCCGGCCTCGGCTGGGGCATAAAACGCAGCTTCATCGACTACATCAACAGCCTGCCGGACGCATCGGTATCGGCAATCGACGGCGCAGCCAGGGACGACGCCGGCCTATTCCGCTTTGCCCCCGACCGGTCGGAATACGACGTCGAAAGCGGCACCGGCATCCTGCGCTTCCGCGGAGACGCCCGGCTCTCCGGCCATCACGGGATGATGTTTGTCAGGTTGCTGGACCCGTGGGTCGTCCTCACGGGCGGCCGTGGAATCCTGTCGATCAGCACGGGTGAGGACGCCGGCCAGGACCGCACCGCGGTGGCAGTCCTGCGAGCCGGAGCACCCGTCCGGGAAGCGGACGGATCCCTGACCTGGTCCGGCGTCGAAGTAGCCATCACGGACGAAGGGTCCGATCTCTTTGATGGCCAATACGCAGCCGGGCAGCCGATGGACCCGCTGTTTATCCGCGTGCCGGCTGGTGCCGTCCCTTAGCGCCAATGGTGACCGGCCGCGCACCGGTTGAGGAGAGCGCGCGGCCGGTAGTTGATGGGGCTTCGGCTCACGGCCGAGGCGATGGTTTGGGAACTTATCGGCGGGATTTTGCTGCTGAGCCCACTATCCCTTAACCCACCTGAGAGGACGCTGAGAAGGCGTGGCCCCGCAGGAGCAGCGGTCCTGGACGGAGAAAAAGCGGGCCTTTGGTTGTCGCCGATGCGCCGGTGGCTCATTCTTGGAACATGCAACACGTCCCGCTCCATTCCGCGGCCGCCCACCCCGGGCGCCGCCGGAGCCGCTGGGGCGTGCGCAAGCGTTCCACTGCGGCCGCAGTCGCCGTGGTGGCCGTGGCGCTGCTCGCGGGCGGACTGGTCCTCCTGGCACTGCTGGAGTCGACCCTGACAGCGTCGACCGAGTCGGCCGCGCGGCAGAAGACGCAGGATGTTGTCGCCCAGTTGGCGGTGGACGAGGACATCGAGGACGCGATTGAATACGTGATAGCGACGGGGCACGCCGGTCAGTATGTGCAGCTGATTAACGCCGCGGGTACCGTCATCGCCGGGTCCGAGCCGAGGGCGTCCAGCCAGCCGCTGTCCGGGTTGCGTCCTGAGCCCGGCTTTTCGCTGACGCAGCGCGTCTCCAGCCTGCCAAATATCGGCAACAATGACGACTTCCACGTCGTAGTGACGGGAGCCCGGGTGGCCAGGCAGCACGTGGTTGTGGTTGTCGCGTCCTCCGTGCAGTTGCAGGCCGAGACCATCTCCACCGTTGCTTCGCTCATGCTGGGGGCCGCGCCGCCCCTCTTGGCGGTTGTGGCCGTGTCCGTCTGGCTCCTGGTCGGCCGATCGCTCCGGCACGTCGAAAGGATTCGCGGCCAGGTGGCGCGGATCAACGCCGAACGCCTCGACGGGCGGGTTGATGTGCCGCCCACCAAAGATGAGCTCGAGGCACTCGCGCTGACCATGAACACCATGCTTGAGCGCCTGCAGGCCTCGGACAGCGAACAGCGACGGTTTGTCTCCGACGCCAGCCACGAGCTGCGCAGTCCGCTGGCAACCCTGAGCGCCGGGCTGGAAATAGCGGCAGCGGATCCTACGGGGACGATGTGGTTCCAGTTGAAGGACGACCTCACCGGCGAAACAGCCCGGATGCGCTACCTCGTGGAGGATCTCCTCACCCTGGCCCGGACGAACGACGGCGGCCTGACCCGGCAGGACGCTGATGTGGACCTGGACGACGTCGTGGGCCAGGAGGTGCGCCGGCTGCGGGCGGTCAGCAGCCACCAGGTTTCCGCGGATCTGACCCCGGTGCGCATCAAGGGCGACGCGCGCCGTCTCGCGCAGGTGCTGCGGAATGTCCTGGACAACGCCGACCGGCATGCGCTCTCCCTGATCCGTGTCAGCATGCACGCAGCCGACGGCGCGGCTGTCCTCACCGTCGACGACGACGGCGCCCCGGTTCCGGCAGCGGACCGGGAGCGGGTGTTCGAGCGCTTTGTCCGCCTGGACGAAAGCCGGTCACGGGAGGGCGGGGGCAGCGGCCTTGGCCTGGCCATCGCCGCCGGCATCATGGCGGCGCATCACGGCTCCATCCGGGCGACGGAAACTCCCGGAGGCGAGTGCCGCTTCGAAATGGTCCTGCCGCTCCCGGCGCCTCCCGCCCAGGCGCCAGTCACGCGCGGGAGTGTGGCACGGCCGCGGAAGTAGCTTCCCGGTCGGCGCTGAGCAAGTATCCGACGCCGCGGACGGTGGCCAGGGTGTGGACGCCGAAGGGGGCGTCGATTTTGCGCCG from Arthrobacter sp. B3I9 encodes:
- a CDS encoding LexA family transcriptional regulator, with protein sequence MGVIIGPRVIDAGTSLLSVLISPVSVAAGYPSPAQDYFDGRIDLNEHLIKDITSTYVVRVSGDSMEGAGISDGDELIVNRALEPKDGCVVVAVLDGELTVKRLRITAAGVSLQADNPRYPDIRVAALSDLVIWGVATRCLHHV
- a CDS encoding Y-family DNA polymerase, producing the protein MSRSKSIALVDVNCFYASAERAFDPSLEGRPLVVLSNNDGCAVTRSPEAKALGIPVGEPWFKLAPRAKEWGLVARSSNYELYGDISSRVMELLGRYSAWLEIYSIDEAFLGVSGTPEELARLGRTMKDAVRRNVGVPVCVGIAGTKTLAKLANRWAKNNPAFDGVCHWDSVPAARREQLMAGLSVIELWGVAARLTNRLNGLGIHSILDLARADPVMIRDRFSVVLMRTVLELQGTPCIPLEEERSVRDQLIFSRSFSSPITHTAELRQVFAVYAQQASARLAKHGLQAKVLTAFAATSYYDRQGNSYPSICVALPMPTADPVLLARAAYALLPRVQDGVKYVRAGIMVTDLRPTGNQPPLELFKNPLEERGIGALLEEVGRRYGRESIGLGRAGMRGGPDWSMKRDMLSPRYTTHWDELPVVKAA
- a CDS encoding BTAD domain-containing putative transcriptional regulator; translated protein: MENSAGPSPRISVRLFGNFEIQRNGATLTATDLGGCKPRHILEILLLNLGTPVSKTQLIDILWGASASEGAVATLESYVSGIRRAIQPGQTKTGPLRTANSGYVLDPQLVDLDLWEFRRLVRSAGQAAPADAYPLLLKALDLSSEPLLGFELAADWADEARTRHSAEKVAAQILAAETAVILDRADEAIRWVQAAIRSEPLNERAWTVLVTTYEQAGLPAEGLSAYDRCRRLFDRDLGCAPGPALQAAHLRLLRQRAEGNSELSEVLAALLYLGEPKRHVLPAAESRRLHENAGRVLDSFLQRMRAAI
- a CDS encoding S1C family serine protease, encoding MSRASGPEASDDPLDSYSATVVRVAETVTPHVAAIEMTGHGRSGRFRVGAGSAVLFTSDGFLVTNAHVVAGTQGGTAVFADGTRTTVDVVGADPLSDLAVVHGRTPTAAPAEFGDAETLRVGQLVIAVGNPLGLSGSVTAGVVSGLGRSIPVWSGRNRRMIEDVIQTDAALNPGSSGGALADARGRIVGINTAVAGAGLGLAVPVNATSRRIIASLLKDGRVRRAYLGLVNTPVQLQASAVVRTGHREGLLVVEVLTGSPAERAGLRAGDILLSVGDRPVANAESLQKLLFADAIGVPLELLLLRDGVEMRAVAVPEEMTDKN
- a CDS encoding HtaA domain-containing protein, whose translation is MTPATTSPDPQLPPGLGWGIKRSFIDYINSLPDASVSAIDGAARDDAGLFRFAPDRSEYDVESGTGILRFRGDARLSGHHGMMFVRLLDPWVVLTGGRGILSISTGEDAGQDRTAVAVLRAGAPVREADGSLTWSGVEVAITDEGSDLFDGQYAAGQPMDPLFIRVPAGAVP
- a CDS encoding cell wall metabolism sensor histidine kinase WalK codes for the protein MQHVPLHSAAAHPGRRRSRWGVRKRSTAAAVAVVAVALLAGGLVLLALLESTLTASTESAARQKTQDVVAQLAVDEDIEDAIEYVIATGHAGQYVQLINAAGTVIAGSEPRASSQPLSGLRPEPGFSLTQRVSSLPNIGNNDDFHVVVTGARVARQHVVVVVASSVQLQAETISTVASLMLGAAPPLLAVVAVSVWLLVGRSLRHVERIRGQVARINAERLDGRVDVPPTKDELEALALTMNTMLERLQASDSEQRRFVSDASHELRSPLATLSAGLEIAAADPTGTMWFQLKDDLTGETARMRYLVEDLLTLARTNDGGLTRQDADVDLDDVVGQEVRRLRAVSSHQVSADLTPVRIKGDARRLAQVLRNVLDNADRHALSLIRVSMHAADGAAVLTVDDDGAPVPAADRERVFERFVRLDESRSREGGGSGLGLAIAAGIMAAHHGSIRATETPGGECRFEMVLPLPAPPAQAPVTRGSVARPRK